The segment AGAAACTACGGGTCACCCGTACAGACCGAATGAAGAAGTTCTGCAAAGTGGttatcagttttgtttagtttcccATTGGCACAAAATTAGAAGAAGCACATAAAGGAAAAACTGGGTACCATGAAACTGAGAGGACTTCCCAGCAAACAACACACATCCAATGCCAGTCAGACTGAGAattgataaataaataatgaatggCTTGAGAAGGAATGATTAATTAAAGTGGTAAATTCATAAacagtaaggaagcttggatgacgagagaaactgaggctctggtcagggaaaaggaggcatgggacaggtatggGCAGCTGGGATGAAGTGTATCCCCGGAGGGGTTTCAGGAACGGAGgaacatacttaagaaggaacccAGGAAGGCAAAAAGGGGGCctaatagctctggcagataatctTAAGaaaaatcccaaaatattttcTGTATATTAAGGCAAAGAGGGTAACTAGAGGGACAATAGGGCCCCTCAAGAAACCAAAGCGATCATCTCTGTGTTGACTGCAGGACATGGGTAAGGTCcttaatgaatatttctcctccggTTTTGCCGAGGGGGAAGACATGAAGACTAGAGAACTAGGGACAGTTAATGGAAATGCCTTGAGGACAGACCTCAGTACAGTCAATGCCACCACTTGTAACTAATCTACTAAATTGCATACATCCTGACTTCGACCTTTATCAGCATTAGATCTAAATTAATTTCCAACTCCACCATGCAAATATCCTCACTATAGGAAACACCGGTGGTTCAAGAAGGCAACTCACCACCACTTTTTGAGCACCGTCGGGGATGGGCAATAAACACTGTTCTTGCTAGCAATGCACCGATCCGGAACgatgaataaaataaaatcaacCCCACCGGCTGGATCATCCCCAATTATTCCCGACCTTTCCTGCAGGTTAAGGTTGGGAATTCTGGCTGATTTTCCCCCTCATCAATCCAGTGGTTTGGAGTGACTTGCATGAGGATCTGTTCCTTCAAAATATGCAGCTCACTTCtcactaaacacatttgttcagcCATCAGGACTGATTAATTTTTGTTTTCTATGGTACAAATAGAAATCATTTAACATAGACATTGACAAGCGGTATCTTTTATTCCTTCTGGAACCTTGAGAGGCTAATTTGTGCACTTTTTTGACCACTGTTTATTTACAGAGTTGCTGTACAGAATCAACAAAATTTATTTTCCTGTCAGCGGTCTGACCCCAGCTTGCTGCTGGGCGGTGTTCCAGACGGGGATAAATATAAGACCAATATTTACCACTGTCCCAATGTGTATCATTTTGTTCATCTCCTATGCTAAAATCAACAATTAGTAAAGCAAAACCAATTTCCCTTCAAAGTGTGCATTGATTAATATATGAAGTCTTTCTATTTTAGGTGTTGGGCTGGTCTGGGTGGGTTTGAGAGAGGAAGGCTGTCAATCAGTCAATTTAGTGGGCTGGATTCAGTGACTACTTGCCAGCACATCCATTAATAACGACTCAGCTGTTGTTGCTGGCTTACACACCGTATGAGAAAGTAGTATGACAGACACAGGCTGTTTGCATCAACCAGTCTCTGTTGATGCTTATCATGGGTCATACATGTCCACCCTGTTTATCCACTTTTCTTGCATTTTAATGTGGGGCTTCTggttgaatgtgtgtgtgtaagttaTACATAAAAGTAAAGCTGCTGATATGCACGGATTTAGACTATACCCAAATACTTTGCATTTGCAATACAGAAGAATCATTTCAGTCTTCCTGCAGCATTATATTGGAGCATCCCCAGCTGAAATTGCATCATGTTTTTCAGATTAAGGAAAATCGTGGGTCACTTGGGAAACCGTAGCAGTCCTTCACAGCTGCAACACTGTTTAAAGCCACTTCATTTAGTTGTGCAGAGTGTTGCATGGAGTTGAGACATTCACAGGAGAGGAACACAAGTGGTTTTGCGGCCTCTGGTGAGCTGTGAGGAATTACAGCTTCCAAAGGTGATTTTTGGTGGGTTTGATGCTCGATCGGAGACATGCAGAGATCCCTTAGGGAGGGGATGCAGGGATCATGCCTGGAAACCTTGTTTGCTAAACATTCAAGATCTGCAATGGTCCTCTCCCAATTACCCTCAAGGATAATTAAGAACATGATCCCAGTGATACCCATATCTTCAAAATAATAATGATACTGTGAACCATTATCCTACCTCCCTTTCTCCAAGGAGCATTGTATCTGGAGCTGTGCAAATCTGCTTCTCTGCCAGGTCACATCTCTGCCGATCCTGCAGGACTGGAAAGTagttaatgttgttcctttgtttaagaagggaagtagagagaatcctgggaattAAAGACATGTGAACCTCGCGCCAGTGGtcgggaagctattggagagggttctttgggataggatttactctcatttggaagaaaatgggttaattgggaacagtcagcatggctttgtttgCACCAGGTTATGGCTTACTAACAAGAAACACAGGATTTTGGTTAGGCCAGATTGCGAGTATTACATGTAGTTTCGGTCgcttcattacaggaaggatgtggagcctttacaaagggtgcagaggaggtttgtcAGAATTATGACTAGGTTAGGGAgggttagctacagggagaggttgggaagacttggattgttttctctggaacggcagaagttgcagggagacctgatagaagtacgtaaaattatgagaggaatagataggatagacagtcagaactttttccccCACGATAGAAATATGAAATAGAAgagggtgtagctttaaggtgagaggggcggaGCAGTTTTTTTACACCAAGGTTGATGAGTGCCTGGGACGCTCTACTGGAGatgatgatggaggcagatatgatagtgacatttaagagacttttggataggcacatagatattcaaggaatggagggatatggattaggaCCTGttgtggcatcatgtttgccgacaacattgtgggccgaagggcctgttccagtgcagtactgttctatgttctatttaagGTGGTAGTGACTTGCTTTTGGCCTATTTACCTGTATACAGCTCGCCATTGTACTACAGAGGCCAGAGATATTTCCCCATTACAGAAAAGGAACTTCCTTTCATCCTTCTTTGGAGGCAAACAGTGTTAATGGGCTTTTGAGGATTGGTAAGTTCAGGGAGCATTAGATTGCACAAGGAAGACTTGGGCTCCTATGCGTACCAAGGTCTTGATGACTTTCTCTCCCTGAACAAATGCATAACTAGTTTGTGACCAAAATAAGAATTTTCTTATGATCATTGCTCTGTTTCTCAGAATCCTGTGTGGCTCATTTAGAGTAGTTTATAGTTCCATCCATATTTCAAGAACCATATTAGAGCGGTGGGCCTCCTCTTTCCACAACTCCCAAGCACCTCTCCGCATCCACATGTGCTGCTAAGCTATGCCAATGGCTCCTTGAGGTaagattctggtttatactgcACTGTAGATCTCCCAGAAGAAGGCTGGACCCTAAGTTTGCATCCTTTCCTACACAGGCCATAACCTGGCAATTGTGAGGGATTCACTCAGAGTTGCTGAAAGCCTACAGAAGGATTTAGAGGATGAAGCAGAGGAGTAACATGGCAGCAATGGTGTCCTCTCTGCAGATCCTGCTGTTTGTACGCTGTACAACATCCCAGCCTTAAAGCTTCCTCAGTCAAGTACcagccctccagcactttgtgttttacacagtATTTGGCTATTCTAATTAAGCTTCTGGTTACCTGTAGGAAGCTAGTATCAAATTTAGTATACATGCAAACTGAATATTTTGGCCTTTTCTCTGGGTATTTTGTCTGATAAATTAGCACACATCTGTTAAAATAATATGAATTGTTGCATACATGTCATGCTCTTCTCTTGGGGATCAGTGTAAGTTTCTAATAATtagaaaatgtatttatttcccCTTAACCTGTTATTAAGTTTAAGAGAAGTATGATGGCAAAGCAAAATACTTTCATATtccaaggttgacacaaaatgctggagtaactcagcgggatgggcagcatgtctggagagaagaactgggtgacgtcccgctgagttactccagcattttgtacatcCCGCTGAGTTCAGCGTTTTgtgcgtcctgctgagttactccagcattttgtgttcaatttaaaccagcatttgcagttctttcctacacaccttcAGATTCCATCTTGTTTCCTGATAAGGTGCAGCTGCCAGTGGAGAGAATGTGCACAATTAGTGCCACCTCTCACTATCTTTGAAGTGGGTGTTCTTTTAGGTAAAGCATCATAGATAACGTCAGAGATACGTTAGAGGGAACCAGTAGAGACACTTCATTGTGAGTTTATCCATGAATGAGGAGAGTGAAGTATTACATTTGGACTGGGCATATCTCCGATAGATATGGGCTTGGTTTGGTATTTCCCCCCATGCTAACCTTTACTTTGATACCTTTTACATTTTGCAGAAACTGAACTGTGTTTAACATCCTTCCTTGACAGATCCCCAAATACATTGAACCAGTTGTCACTGAAGCCATTTCTGTGGGAGGTGAGAGTTTTATGTGGACACCATTTCCTCCTTCAGCGGCTCTTGAAGGGAAGAGCAGACCTGAGCCACTCCCCAGCCATGGGGCCGTCACTGCAAATATGGGAGAACTGATCGATTCCACTGAGATTCATGCAGGCGGATCTCGACGTCCTCTGTCAGAGACTATGCAGAACAAACATGTTTTATCTTCTACAGACGCGGCAAAGTATCTTATTTATCCAAATGAAAATGATAACATGCTGCCAAAGAGCCACCTGGTCAATGTTAAATCTAATGATTCCTGTGAAGCAGATCCAGTGAGGTTCCCTGCAGAGCATGCTGTGAGGAAACGGGAAGACCTTTACCGAGTGGATGCACGGCATGTTACAGGACACCGATCAGCTGACGCCCTGCTTGGTCCGGCCACACATCTTCAGAGGCCAAGAGATCAAGAACTGCAGCAGCCGATGGCTGTGACAATGCCCATCAGCAAGCCCAGTCAAGAGAAAGTAAAACAGCACAAAATGCTGACAGGAGGGACATTGTGCGGAGAGGAAGATGATGCTAGTGTCAGTGTTGGAGAATGCCAGGGCCAATCTTTCTCTGAAAATAGTCCCTGTATCACCATCACGAACAGTGACAAAGGTGCTATCACTAAAGGAAGGTCTGACGGGCAGATGGAAGCTGGGCTGGATTTGGAGAGCTGTCCGATGTGCCTTGTTCCCTTTCCTGCAGGGTAGGTGTTACTTGCAATGGTGTTTTGATTTATTTATGCCTTGATCTTCCTCCGTCAGCCCTGTTTCCTCAACAACTTGCCTATCTACTAGCTTTCATTTTATTATTGCGAAcggaatgttttttaaaataattcctgTCTTTTTGAGGTTAGTTAAAAGAAGTCTGTGTTGAGTAAAAAACCTTAATGAGCGGGAGCGTGTCTGAAAAATCTGATTTAATTCtcattatattttgtattttttcttCAATGTACTTTAGAGTGTTCTGGGAATTCTTTCCGAAGTTTCTCCTACTTGTTCAGGTCTGTTCCTCGTCTGTTGTTCATCTGATCTTGTTCCAAGCTGTTAAATCTGTTGTTATATTAGCTGATAGAAGCGATGCAAACATTTGTATGGGCTCATGTTTTTCCTTTTGGTCCAGTTGGCCAGGGCTTGGTGCTTGTTTCCAATTTGACTCTTAATTACATGGGTGAAGCCAAGACTTTACTGCATGGAGGATAATAGAAATGATCCAGAGAATGTTAAACACCAgaggaggacacaaagtgctggagtaactcagtgggtcaggcagcatctctggagaacatggataggtgacattttgggttgtcaCCCTTCGTCATACtgatttggggtggggggggatctgGGAGAAGAGGGGCAGAACAGAGCGTTGTGGGTGATAGATGAACACAGGTGAGGCAaggttttgataggcaggtggttggaacAAAGTTCAGAGATTAaaacaggtgtgagacaaaaggattgaagagttgcgaattg is part of the Leucoraja erinacea ecotype New England chromosome 30, Leri_hhj_1, whole genome shotgun sequence genome and harbors:
- the si:ch73-70k4.1 gene encoding uncharacterized protein si:ch73-70k4.1, whose product is MAEERRLKLKRRRVGGGPRELSPWPPPGPCEEAGQSGSEQLRAEGKLLPANVSTWLDDNDMNETDHIWALLMKSVFPDVKGSDWKTISVPDLPLDSEKIPKYIEPVVTEAISVGGESFMWTPFPPSAALEGKSRPEPLPSHGAVTANMGELIDSTEIHAGGSRRPLSETMQNKHVLSSTDAAKYLIYPNENDNMLPKSHLVNVKSNDSCEADPVRFPAEHAVRKREDLYRVDARHVTGHRSADALLGPATHLQRPRDQELQQPMAVTMPISKPSQEKVKQHKMLTGGTLCGEEDDASVSVGECQGQSFSENSPCITITNSDKGAITKGRSDGQMEAGLDLESCPMCLVPFPAGFTQLDIDSHLAKCLSESTDDVMW